The Spiroplasma litorale nucleotide sequence ACCTATTAGTTTTGCTTTTGAGTGTATTAAAAGTCATAATTCAAAGTCAATTGCATTAAATGCAGCAAATGAAGTTTGCGTAGATTATTTTTTAAACAATAAAATTAGTTTTTTTGATATAACATTTATAGTAGAAAAGATATTTAAAAGTATTGAAAACAAAGAAATCAACTCTATTGATGAAATTTACATTTATGATGCTTTTATAAGAGAAAAGACTATTAAAATGATTGGAGTTAAATAATGAGTGCAGGAATGATAATTTTAGGTATAATTGTTGGTATTTTTACATTACTTATAATTATTACAATACATGAACTAGGTCATTTTATTGTTGCCAAAATTTCAAAAGCTTATGTATATGAATTTTCAATTGGGTTTGGTCCTAAAATTTTTTCAATTAAAACTAAAGAAACATGAGTTACATTTAGAGCTATTCCTCTTGGTGGTTATTGTTCAATTGCATCAGATAAAGTTGAACCTCCAAAAGGTAGAGAAAACGAAATTGTACCTGATGAACGAAAATTAGATTACATTGCAAGATGAAAAAAAATGTTTTTTATATTAGCTGGACCTTTTATAAATTTATTATTAGCAATATTTCTTTTTTCAATTATTTTTGCTGCTGTTCAGCATAAAAAAAATGATATGACTTTTTTTGGATCTATATATGACCAAGAAAAAGTTGCTGCAAAAGCAATAAAAGATGCAGAAGGCAATATTAATTATGTAGGTCAAGAATTTGTAATCTGAGGATTTAAATTAACATCTAAAGAAAGAAATGATGAAAATCCTATTTTTGATAATATATGTAAAAATAAAGATCAAAGTAATTGTGAAAATTCAATCAATTATAAAGAAAATGATAAAGCTGTAAATTACAAAAAAACAGTATATAACTTTATCGACAATTTAAAAAAAATTGAAGATAATGATACAGATGTCAAAATAGAATTTTCTTATAAAGAAGTAAACAAGTACCATGGGTATGCAATATCAGAAATTAAATATACAAATAAATTTAGTATTGAAAAAGGAGAAACAGTTGGTATATCACCTCCAACAAGATTATATGAAAATGCAGGGGCAGCATATGGAGCTGGATGAATAGAGGCATTTGACTCTTCGGTAACTTTTTTAAAAGCAATCGGAAATTTATTCATTGGAAATTTTGGTGGATTAGCTGGGCCTGTTGGTGTGGCGAAACAAACCGCACAAGTTCTTAACTCAGCTGAGGATTATTTTTTATTTGCAGCTGCAATTTCTGCAAACTTATTTATATTTAATTTATTATTTTTCCCGCCTCTAGATGGTTATAGATTGATTGAAAACTTTTTAGAAATGATTCTTAAAAGAGAATTGTCTTTAAAATATAAAATAATTGCAAATACGATTGGATTTGTTGTGTTCCTGTTATTAATAATTATTGTTACGGTAAAAGATATAATTGGTTAGCTGAGGTGCTTTGTGGATTTAATAACTTTTTTTAATAAATACAATATTAGTTTTGAAAATAAAGAATTATTAATATTAAATAAATGCATTCTTGATAGAAAAATTGTTGTTAATACAAAAGATAAGTTTATCAAAATTACTTTATTAAGTGATTATTTTTTAGAAACATCATTTTTAAATAGTTTAGAAAACAAAATTGATTCTATTAGTGACTATATAATAAAGTTTTGCATTAAAGTTAAAAATCAAAATTACAATAAAAATCTTATTTGAGAATACATTTCGTATATTAAAGAAAATAAAGCAGAAGTCAAGGGTGGGGTTATAAGCTCGATAGATTTTGACTCAATAAGTTATATTGAAAACGAAAACAAAATTGTTTTTAATGTATCTAGTTTTATGGAAAAAGAAGTAATTTTAAAACATATAGATTACTATGATTTAAAGTTAAAAAAATATGGTTTTAACAATTTGGCATTTGATATAAAAGTTTTTAATAATCATTTTGAAATATTAGAAAAAATTAAAGATGAATATAGTGATGAAAATGTTATAAATAATAAAATATTCACAAAACAAACAAAAAAAACATTTACTCCAAAATATAAAACTAACTCTTCAATATTAGATTCATCAAGCTATAAGTGCTTAAATGATTTAGAAGAAAATGCTCAAAATGTTACAATTCATGGAAAAGTTATTTCAAAAGAAATTAGAAAATCAAAATCAAATAGAAATATTTATTCTCTTTCAATAACTGATAAAACCTCATCAATTAATTGTGTTTTTTTTCAAAAAAATGAAGAACCAACTTTTTTTGACTCTTTAAATGAAAATACTAAGAAATTCCTAGATAATTTTAAGGACGATTTAATAGAAGTTAATGATTGAGTTTCGTTTAATGGTAATTATAGTTATTCAACATATGATAAAAGTTATATTTTCTATATAAATAAGTATAAGAAAATTGATTCTAAGGATTGCAAAAGAGCAGATAAATCAACTCAAAAAAGAGTTGAATTACATACACACACTAAAATGTCTGTAATGGACGGTGTTAGCAGTGTTAAAGATTATTTAAAGGCTGCTAAGGATTATGGGTGAAATGCAATTGCAATAACAGATCATTTAAATGTTCAATGTTTTCCAGATGCTTTTAATGCGCTTAATGAAATAAATAAAAAAGAATCTGAAAATAAATTAAAACTTATATATGGAAGCGAACTATCTATGTTGAATGAGGACTTCTGAATAGTTAAAAACGCTAAAAATCAAAATTTGAGAAAAGCAAAATTTGTAGTTTTTGACTTAGAAACAACTGGTCTTTCACCAGAGTTTGATGAAATAATTGAATTTGGTGCAAATGTTTATGATTATGAAGCTGGAACATCAAAAAGATACGATATTTTGATTAAACCAACTATAAAAATAAGTAATTTTACAACTGAATTAACTAACATTACAAATGAAATGTTGTCAAATAAAAATCCAATAGAAGTTGAGTTTTTAAACATTTTAAAAATAATTGAAAATGGTATTTTAATTGCACATAATGCAAATTTTGACTTTAATTTTTTACAATCTTGATCAAACAAATTAGGTCACGGAGAATTAAATAATACTATTATTGATACTTTGACGCTTGCAAGAGTAATGAAACCAGATTTGAAAAATCATAGACTTGGTACTGTTGCAAAAGCTTTTGGCATAATATATGATGAAAAAAATGCCCATAGGGCTGATTATGATGCAGAGGTTTTAACAAATGTTTATGAACATATGTGAAATGATGCTAAAAAAAATGTAGCAATTGATTTTGATGTTGATTGAAATAAATTTACACCCGATAATATTTTTGTAAATGAACATTATAAAAGGATTAAGGGTCAACACATTAACATACTGGCAAAAAATCAAGAAGGACTAAAAGATTTATATAAAATAATATCTTTTTCACATGTCAAAAACTTTTTAGGTAGTCCTAAAATTTTTAAATCTATTTTAAAAGAGTATAAAAATAAAAATAATATTTTAGTAGGTTCAGGTTGTCAAAATGGGGAAGTTTTTGATATTTTACGAACAGGAACGAATGAAATGCTTGTTGAAGCAATTAAGTTCTACGATTATATTGAAATACAACCAATTAGTGTTTATAAAAAACTTTTGCAAACAAAGGATCTGGAAGTAGATAGGTTAAAATCAATTATTATAAAAATTATAGAAGAAGCTAAAAAACAAAATAAACTTGTTGTAGCTACTAGTGATGCTCATTACGTTAACCCTGAGGATAAAATTATAAGAGATATTTATATTAATACAAAAGGCCTTGGGGGAGCTTATCACCCCTTATATGACTTTAAACAAAGAGTTAATGATAATCCTGATCAACATCTAAGAACAACCGATGAAATGTTAAAAGAATTTGATTGGTTAGATAAAAACCTTGCATTTGAAATCGTTGTAACTAATACAAACAAAATTGCTAATTTAATTGAAGAAGATATAAAACCATTAAAATCAGGATTATATACTCCAAAAATAGAAAATGTTGATAAATTATTAACAGAAGAATGTTATAAAAATGCAAAAGAAATGTATGGAGAAGAAATACCTGAAATTGTTAAAGAAAGGCTAGACAAAGAACTTGCTTCAATAATTAAACATGGTTTTGCCGTTGTTTATTGGATTAGTCATTTATTAGTAAATAAATCAAATAAAGATGGTTATTTAGTTGGTAGTAGAGGATCTGTTGGTAGTTCATTGGTTGCAACAATGTCAAATATTACAGAAGTAAATCCTTTAAAAGCACATTATATTTGTAAAAAATGTAAATATTCAAACTTTGATGTAGATAATAAATATAAATGTGGATTTGATCTGCCAAAAAAACTTTGTCCAAAATGCGGATGTGAACTTTTTGGAGAAGGTCATGATATACCATTTGAAACGTTTTTAGGTTTTGATGGGGATAAAATACCTGACATTGACCTTAATTTCTCGGGAGAATATCAAGGAGTTGCTCATAATTTTGTTAAAGAGCTCTTTGGTGAAAATAATGTTTTTAGAGCTGGAACTATATCAACTGTTGCAGAAAAAACTGCTTATGGTTATGTTTTGGGGCACTTAGAAAAAAATAATGTTGCTCAAGAGTCTGTTAGAAGAGCTGAAGTTAATAGACTTGCTTTGCTTTCGACAGGTGTTAAAAGAACAACAGGACAACATCCTGGTGGAATTATAATACTTCCCAAAGAATTTGAAATAGAAGATTTTACACCAGTTAATTATCCTGCTGATGACGATTCAAGTGATTGATTGACAACACATTTTGATTTTCACTCAATCCATGATAACTTATTAAAAATGGACGTTTTAGGACATGTAGACCCTACAGCGCTTAAAATGTTAAAAGATCTAACAGGTGTTGACCCAATTAATATACCAACCAATGATGATAAAGTTTATGCACTGTTTGCAAACTTGAGTTCATTGAATTTAAAATCTGAGGATATTAATGGCGAAACCACGGGTGCACTTGGTTTACCTGAGTTTGGAACACAATTTGTTAGAGCAATGTTAAAAGAAACACAACCAAAAACATTTGCCGATTTAGTCCAAATTTCTGGATTAAGCCACGGAACTGATGTTTATATTGGAAATGCTCAAAATTTAATTAAAAATAATATCGCAACAATTTCAACTGTTATTGGTTGTAGGGACGATATAATGGTTTATTTAATGAATATGGGAATCGACGCTTCTAACTCATTTAAAATTATGGAAGATGTTAGAAAAGGAAAAGGATTAAAACAAGAATACATATCTTTAATGAAATCAAACAATGTACCTGAATGATATATTGATAGTTGCCAAAAAATAAAATATATGTTCCCTAAAGCTCATGCGACCGCTTATGTTTTAATGGCTTATAGGGTAGCTTGGTATAAAGTTTATTATCCTGAAGAATACTATGCTACTTGATTTTCAACCCGAGCAGATTTCTTTGACATTGAAACAGCATTAAGTGGAAAAGAAGAAGTTTTGAAAAAAATAAAAGAAATAAAATTTAAACAAAATAATAAAGAAGTTGTTTCTGCAAAAGAATCTGGTTTATTGCCTATATATGAAGTTATATTGGAAATGTTTTCTAGGGGTATAAATTTTAAAAATATTGATTTTAACATTTCTAATGCAACAACTTTTAAAATTGTTATTGATGAGGAGGAAAATAAAAAATATATATATCCTTCATTTAACGTTATTGATTCACTTGGGGAGACAGTTGCAAATTCAATTGTTAATGCAAGAAATGATAGACAAATAGTAACTTTAGAAGATTTAAAAAGAAGAACTCAAGTCACACAAACTCAAATTGAAATATTTAAAAAATTAAATATTTTAAATAGTTTAAGAAATGACGACCAATTATCATTCGATTTTTAGTATAATACCTTTAAAGGAAATTAAAATGAATTTAAAAAATATAATACAGGAAAATAAAAAACTAATAGTTAGCGAAATTGAGAGTTGCGGTTTAAAGTTATATGAAATTAACTTTACAAAAGAGTTTGATTCTAATGTTATTCAAATATTAGTTGAAAATATGGATTCAAGCAAACTAAATGTTGAATTTGATAATTTAATTTCTGCAAATGAAAAATTATCAACTCTTTTAGATAAAATTGATAGTACAGATGAAAAATATCTTTTAGAAGTTTCTAGTGCAGGAGCTGAAAGAAAGATTAAAAATGAAGATACATTGAAATTATCAATGGGTAAATATTTGTATTTAAAATTGAAAGAACCAATTGATGGATTGGATGATTTTAATGCAACACTAATTGATGCAATAGATAATTATACATTTAGCGTTAATATTAAAGGAAGAATTAAAAAAATAAAATTAAAATGAGATCAAATCGAATTTATTAGATTTGCAATCAAATTTTAATTTTTTTTTATCGATTTTATTTATGGGTTAATAATGAAATTTAAATTTTTAAAACAAAAAAATATAAATGATTGTGGAGTAGCTGTATCTGCTATGCTAATAAATTATTATTGTAATAGAAATTTTAGTTTAGAAGACATAAAATATGAAAACAAAATTCAAGAGGAGTTACTAAGTTTTTTAGACATTGAAAATATTTTGTTAAATTATGGTATTGAGTTTATTTCATATAGTTGTACATTTAAAGAATTGAAAGAAATTGATATATCTAAACCACATGTTTTAAGTTTATGTAATGAAAATAATGAAACACATTTTATAATTATCATTAAAAAAAATAAAAATAAATGTTTAATAGCGGATCC carries:
- a CDS encoding M50 family metallopeptidase gives rise to the protein MSAGMIILGIIVGIFTLLIIITIHELGHFIVAKISKAYVYEFSIGFGPKIFSIKTKETWVTFRAIPLGGYCSIASDKVEPPKGRENEIVPDERKLDYIARWKKMFFILAGPFINLLLAIFLFSIIFAAVQHKKNDMTFFGSIYDQEKVAAKAIKDAEGNINYVGQEFVIWGFKLTSKERNDENPIFDNICKNKDQSNCENSINYKENDKAVNYKKTVYNFIDNLKKIEDNDTDVKIEFSYKEVNKYHGYAISEIKYTNKFSIEKGETVGISPPTRLYENAGAAYGAGWIEAFDSSVTFLKAIGNLFIGNFGGLAGPVGVAKQTAQVLNSAEDYFLFAAAISANLFIFNLLFFPPLDGYRLIENFLEMILKRELSLKYKIIANTIGFVVFLLLIIIVTVKDIIG
- a CDS encoding PolC-type DNA polymerase III produces the protein MDLITFFNKYNISFENKELLILNKCILDRKIVVNTKDKFIKITLLSDYFLETSFLNSLENKIDSISDYIIKFCIKVKNQNYNKNLIWEYISYIKENKAEVKGGVISSIDFDSISYIENENKIVFNVSSFMEKEVILKHIDYYDLKLKKYGFNNLAFDIKVFNNHFEILEKIKDEYSDENVINNKIFTKQTKKTFTPKYKTNSSILDSSSYKCLNDLEENAQNVTIHGKVISKEIRKSKSNRNIYSLSITDKTSSINCVFFQKNEEPTFFDSLNENTKKFLDNFKDDLIEVNDWVSFNGNYSYSTYDKSYIFYINKYKKIDSKDCKRADKSTQKRVELHTHTKMSVMDGVSSVKDYLKAAKDYGWNAIAITDHLNVQCFPDAFNALNEINKKESENKLKLIYGSELSMLNEDFWIVKNAKNQNLRKAKFVVFDLETTGLSPEFDEIIEFGANVYDYEAGTSKRYDILIKPTIKISNFTTELTNITNEMLSNKNPIEVEFLNILKIIENGILIAHNANFDFNFLQSWSNKLGHGELNNTIIDTLTLARVMKPDLKNHRLGTVAKAFGIIYDEKNAHRADYDAEVLTNVYEHMWNDAKKNVAIDFDVDWNKFTPDNIFVNEHYKRIKGQHINILAKNQEGLKDLYKIISFSHVKNFLGSPKIFKSILKEYKNKNNILVGSGCQNGEVFDILRTGTNEMLVEAIKFYDYIEIQPISVYKKLLQTKDLEVDRLKSIIIKIIEEAKKQNKLVVATSDAHYVNPEDKIIRDIYINTKGLGGAYHPLYDFKQRVNDNPDQHLRTTDEMLKEFDWLDKNLAFEIVVTNTNKIANLIEEDIKPLKSGLYTPKIENVDKLLTEECYKNAKEMYGEEIPEIVKERLDKELASIIKHGFAVVYWISHLLVNKSNKDGYLVGSRGSVGSSLVATMSNITEVNPLKAHYICKKCKYSNFDVDNKYKCGFDLPKKLCPKCGCELFGEGHDIPFETFLGFDGDKIPDIDLNFSGEYQGVAHNFVKELFGENNVFRAGTISTVAEKTAYGYVLGHLEKNNVAQESVRRAEVNRLALLSTGVKRTTGQHPGGIIILPKEFEIEDFTPVNYPADDDSSDWLTTHFDFHSIHDNLLKMDVLGHVDPTALKMLKDLTGVDPINIPTNDDKVYALFANLSSLNLKSEDINGETTGALGLPEFGTQFVRAMLKETQPKTFADLVQISGLSHGTDVYIGNAQNLIKNNIATISTVIGCRDDIMVYLMNMGIDASNSFKIMEDVRKGKGLKQEYISLMKSNNVPEWYIDSCQKIKYMFPKAHATAYVLMAYRVAWYKVYYPEEYYATWFSTRADFFDIETALSGKEEVLKKIKEIKFKQNNKEVVSAKESGLLPIYEVILEMFSRGINFKNIDFNISNATTFKIVIDEEENKKYIYPSFNVIDSLGETVANSIVNARNDRQIVTLEDLKRRTQVTQTQIEIFKKLNILNSLRNDDQLSFDF
- a CDS encoding LSm family protein codes for the protein MNLKNIIQENKKLIVSEIESCGLKLYEINFTKEFDSNVIQILVENMDSSKLNVEFDNLISANEKLSTLLDKIDSTDEKYLLEVSSAGAERKIKNEDTLKLSMGKYLYLKLKEPIDGLDDFNATLIDAIDNYTFSVNIKGRIKKIKLKWDQIEFIRFAIKF